The following coding sequences are from one Paenibacillus sp. JDR-2 window:
- the ilvD gene encoding dihydroxy-acid dehydratase yields MAPKKMRSDMIKKGFDRAPHRSLLRAAGVKEEDFGKPFIAVCNSYIDIIPGHVHLQEFGKLVKEAIREAGGVPFEFNTIGVDDGIAMGHIGMRYSLASREIIADSIETVVNAHWFDGMVCIPNCDKITPGMMMGALRVNIPTMLVSGGPMKAGRTSDGRAISLTSVFEGVGQYIAGTIDEVGLTELEQFGCPTCGSCSGMFTANSMNCLAEGLGLAMPGNGTILAVSPERKEFVKESARQLMKLIELGIKPRDIVTKETIDNAFALDMALGGSTNTVLHTLAIAHEAGIEYPIERINEIAERVPHLAKIAPASDYHIEDVHVAGGVSAVINELLKKDGAMDGTRITVTGKTLRENVEGCEILDTDVLRTIDNPHSERGGLAVLFGNLAPGGSIVKVGAIDKVVGGYHKGPAICFDSQDDALAGISSGKVKEGHVVVIRYEGPKGGPGMPEMLAPTSQIVGMGLGTKVGLITDGRFSGASRGISIGHVSPEAAEGGPIAFVQDGDIIELDMNNRGITLMISDEEMEKRRAAWPGFEPKIKRGYLARYSHLVTNASMGGVMKM; encoded by the coding sequence ATGGCGCCTAAGAAAATGAGATCAGACATGATCAAAAAAGGATTTGACCGCGCACCACACCGCAGTCTTTTGCGGGCAGCAGGCGTAAAAGAAGAAGATTTCGGTAAACCGTTTATCGCGGTTTGCAACTCTTATATCGATATTATTCCAGGTCATGTTCATTTGCAGGAGTTCGGCAAATTGGTTAAAGAAGCAATTCGCGAAGCAGGCGGCGTGCCGTTCGAATTCAATACAATCGGCGTAGACGACGGTATCGCGATGGGTCACATCGGGATGCGTTACTCGCTTGCCAGCCGTGAAATTATTGCGGACTCCATAGAAACAGTAGTTAACGCACACTGGTTCGACGGTATGGTCTGCATTCCTAACTGCGACAAAATTACGCCAGGCATGATGATGGGTGCCCTTCGTGTTAACATCCCAACCATGCTCGTAAGCGGCGGACCAATGAAAGCCGGCAGAACATCCGACGGCCGTGCAATCTCCCTGACTAGCGTATTTGAAGGCGTAGGCCAATATATCGCTGGCACAATTGATGAAGTAGGTCTTACTGAATTGGAACAATTCGGTTGTCCGACTTGCGGATCTTGCTCCGGCATGTTTACTGCAAACTCGATGAACTGTCTGGCAGAAGGTCTTGGCCTTGCAATGCCAGGTAACGGTACGATTCTTGCTGTATCGCCCGAGCGTAAAGAGTTCGTTAAAGAATCGGCTCGCCAGCTGATGAAACTGATCGAACTTGGCATCAAACCACGTGATATCGTGACAAAAGAAACAATCGACAACGCATTTGCTCTTGATATGGCTTTGGGCGGTTCAACAAATACCGTTCTGCACACGCTTGCTATTGCGCATGAAGCTGGTATCGAATACCCAATCGAACGTATCAATGAAATCGCAGAACGCGTTCCGCATCTTGCGAAAATCGCTCCAGCATCCGATTACCACATCGAAGATGTTCATGTTGCAGGCGGCGTAAGCGCCGTTATTAATGAGCTGCTCAAAAAAGATGGCGCAATGGATGGTACACGTATAACTGTTACCGGTAAAACACTTCGCGAGAATGTTGAAGGCTGTGAAATCCTAGATACAGATGTTCTCCGTACGATCGACAACCCGCATAGCGAACGAGGCGGTCTGGCTGTATTGTTCGGCAATCTGGCTCCAGGCGGCTCGATCGTTAAAGTCGGTGCTATCGACAAAGTGGTTGGCGGCTACCATAAAGGACCTGCTATTTGCTTCGATTCCCAAGACGATGCTCTTGCAGGCATCTCGAGCGGCAAAGTAAAAGAAGGCCATGTTGTCGTTATTCGCTACGAAGGACCTAAAGGCGGTCCTGGCATGCCGGAGATGCTTGCTCCAACATCGCAAATCGTTGGTATGGGTCTTGGCACTAAAGTCGGCCTCATCACTGACGGACGTTTCTCGGGCGCATCCCGCGGGATCAGTATCGGTCACGTATCTCCGGAAGCGGCTGAAGGCGGCCCAATCGCCTTTGTTCAAGACGGCGACATCATTGAGCTGGATATGAACAATCGTGGAATTACTCTGATGATCAGCGACGAAGAAATGGAAAAACGTCGCGCCGCATGGCCTGGCTTCGAACCAAAAATCAAACGCGGCTACTTGGCTCGTTACTCCCACCTGGTTACAAATGCAAGTATGGGCGGCGTAATGAAGATGTAG
- a CDS encoding galactose ABC transporter substrate-binding protein has protein sequence MKKWTVALVAGAMALTAAGCSNSNNGGTGGGSLPKTGVAIYKFDDTFMSGVRNSISKAAEGNVKVDIVDSQNSQPTQNDKVDLFITKKVKAMAINPVDRTAAGVIIDKAQKADIPVVFINREPLADDLAKWDKAFFVGAKAEESGTMEGEIIADYWKSHPEADKNGDGVLQYVMLKGEPGHQDAELRTKFSVQAIEDAGIKVQKLAEDTAMWDRVKGQEKMAAFLGSHGDKIEAVLANNDDMALGAIEALKAAGYFKGDKKMPVVGVDATDPAMQALKDGTMLGTVLNDADNQGKATVMLMKVLAAGETPTKENTGYDITDGKYVWIPYQKVTQESAK, from the coding sequence ATGAAAAAATGGACAGTGGCTCTCGTAGCGGGAGCAATGGCACTTACGGCAGCAGGTTGCTCGAACTCGAATAACGGTGGCACCGGCGGCGGAAGCCTTCCTAAAACAGGCGTAGCGATTTACAAATTTGACGACACATTTATGAGCGGTGTGCGGAACTCGATCAGCAAAGCAGCTGAGGGCAACGTTAAGGTTGATATCGTTGACAGCCAAAACTCCCAGCCGACTCAAAACGATAAAGTTGACTTGTTCATCACGAAAAAAGTAAAAGCAATGGCGATTAACCCGGTTGACCGTACGGCAGCAGGCGTTATTATCGACAAAGCTCAAAAAGCGGACATTCCAGTCGTGTTCATTAACCGCGAACCGCTCGCTGATGACCTTGCGAAATGGGACAAAGCGTTCTTCGTAGGCGCAAAAGCGGAAGAGTCCGGCACAATGGAAGGCGAAATCATCGCCGACTACTGGAAGTCGCATCCTGAAGCGGACAAAAACGGCGACGGCGTTCTTCAATACGTGATGCTGAAGGGCGAACCGGGTCACCAAGACGCTGAGCTTCGCACGAAGTTCTCCGTTCAAGCGATCGAAGATGCAGGCATCAAGGTTCAAAAGCTGGCTGAAGATACGGCAATGTGGGACCGCGTTAAAGGCCAAGAGAAAATGGCAGCCTTCTTAGGTTCCCATGGCGACAAGATCGAAGCGGTTCTCGCAAACAACGATGACATGGCACTCGGCGCAATCGAAGCTCTGAAAGCAGCAGGCTACTTCAAAGGCGACAAAAAAATGCCGGTTGTAGGCGTTGACGCAACGGACCCAGCTATGCAAGCACTGAAAGACGGCACGATGCTTGGTACGGTTCTGAACGATGCTGATAACCAAGGTAAAGCTACGGTTATGCTGATGAAGGTTCTGGCAGCAGGCGAAACTCCTACTAAAGAAAACACGGGCTATGACATTACGGACGGCAAATACGTTTGGATCCCTTACCAAAAGGTAACGCAAGAGTCCGCTAAGTAA
- a CDS encoding urease subunit beta, translating into MIPGEYRITPGSIVLNAGRRTVKAIVVNTGDRPVQVGSHFHFFEVNRALSFDREAAFGMRLHIPAGTAIRFEPGEEKPVTLVELGGSKLSHGLNGLSRGKAEAGKLPEEVRARLNAWEGEGG; encoded by the coding sequence ATGATACCGGGAGAATACAGGATTACGCCTGGCTCCATTGTACTCAATGCCGGACGCCGGACGGTGAAAGCGATCGTTGTGAATACAGGCGACCGCCCCGTTCAGGTAGGCTCTCATTTTCATTTTTTCGAAGTGAACCGGGCATTATCGTTTGACCGTGAAGCGGCTTTTGGCATGAGGCTTCATATTCCTGCCGGTACGGCGATCCGGTTCGAGCCGGGGGAAGAAAAACCGGTCACGCTGGTTGAGCTTGGCGGTTCCAAGCTGTCCCACGGGTTAAACGGATTATCCCGGGGCAAAGCCGAAGCGGGCAAGCTGCCGGAGGAAGTGCGCGCGCGTCTCAACGCATGGGAAGGAGAAGGCGGATGA
- the mglC gene encoding galactose/methyl galactoside ABC transporter permease MglC → MEATKGSRARSIFSQNAIWIVLILLIAAITIMDTNFLSITTFRDMLVQSSTRLIIALGAAFVLITAGTDLSAGRVVGLTAVVSASLLQKAEYANRFFPDLPHLPMILPIIIAVVVGLIVGLINGVIVSKFNVPPFIATLGTMVAVYGANSLYFDMPPNQSQPIGGLRNDFSELGTGSIGSGDWSLPYIVLIAIFVAFIVWVVFNKTTLGKNMYAIGGNIQAAHVSGINVAKCLMWIYGIAGALYGMAGVLEAARTGGATNNYGNMYELDAIAACVVGGVSTTGGVGRVKGVIAGVLIFTVINYGLTYIGVSPYWQLIIKGAIIVVAVAFDIRKYVAKK, encoded by the coding sequence ATGGAAGCTACAAAAGGTTCAAGAGCTAGGAGTATATTTTCACAAAACGCGATCTGGATCGTTCTGATCCTTCTCATCGCTGCCATTACGATTATGGACACGAACTTCCTGTCCATTACGACATTCCGGGATATGCTCGTTCAATCGTCCACGCGTCTTATCATCGCGCTAGGCGCAGCGTTTGTCCTGATTACAGCCGGAACGGACTTGTCGGCCGGCCGCGTAGTAGGCCTTACTGCTGTCGTATCCGCATCGCTGCTGCAAAAAGCGGAATATGCGAATCGGTTTTTCCCTGATCTGCCGCATCTGCCAATGATTCTTCCGATCATTATCGCGGTCGTTGTAGGTCTCATTGTCGGTTTGATCAACGGTGTTATCGTATCGAAATTTAATGTTCCGCCATTTATCGCAACGCTGGGTACAATGGTTGCCGTATATGGTGCGAACTCCCTGTATTTCGATATGCCGCCTAACCAATCGCAGCCAATCGGCGGACTTCGCAATGACTTCAGCGAACTCGGCACGGGTTCGATCGGCAGCGGTGACTGGTCTCTGCCTTACATCGTATTGATCGCGATCTTCGTAGCGTTTATCGTATGGGTTGTCTTCAACAAAACGACGCTTGGCAAAAACATGTACGCGATCGGCGGCAACATCCAAGCCGCTCACGTATCCGGTATTAATGTAGCAAAATGCCTCATGTGGATCTACGGTATTGCCGGCGCTTTGTATGGTATGGCTGGTGTTCTGGAAGCAGCGCGTACCGGCGGCGCAACAAACAACTATGGCAATATGTACGAGCTTGATGCGATCGCGGCCTGCGTAGTTGGCGGCGTATCGACAACAGGCGGCGTTGGCCGCGTGAAAGGCGTTATCGCAGGCGTATTGATCTTTACCGTAATCAACTACGGTTTGACATACATCGGCGTGAGCCCTTACTGGCAGCTGATCATCAAAGGTGCAATTATCGTTGTTGCGGTAGCATTCGACATCCGTAAATATGTAGCAAAGAAATAG
- a CDS encoding response regulator has translation MYKLLLVDDEPEVTEGLMMEIDWESCGFSEVKTAGNGKEATELIEKMEPDVLITDISMPYMNGLELADWVKKMYPITRVVILTGHDEFEYAKQAINLQVENYLLKPFSGSQLTETVLQVKQRMDEERETRNNVELLQEHYRMTLPIVREKFLSSLITRHQSLASIREKAEKYGMELDGEGYVVSVISVLHSDKPEEELDPLHAVSSIKDLDLKLFSITNIAGEIWTRHQLGKVFIHQDQVVLFTVSPDGRDEEVMEATQDALKEILQSIERFLKLPVMIGVGTFTRDIRSLKYSYEAAEVALDYRRILGINQIICIDDMEERVQEKLIFDEWKEQNLVRSIKVGTELELAEVIDELFDDLARVQAPVQVHNFEHYLLEMVTAIIKLSKMIDDGKDKDPIFAVGILDQYQKLNTLNETKAWFTDLCGKVRSRIASRRQHSYKHIVEEAIQFTKSNFNDSELSINVVCAHLHISTGYFSSLFKKEVKMTYGAYLLQLRMEAAKEYLRTTELKTFEIADKVGFADPNYFSLCFKKYAGVSAKEYRSGLTEFSK, from the coding sequence ATGTATAAACTTCTGCTTGTTGATGACGAACCGGAAGTAACGGAAGGCCTCATGATGGAGATTGACTGGGAGAGCTGCGGCTTCTCTGAGGTGAAGACCGCCGGGAACGGGAAAGAAGCGACAGAGCTTATTGAAAAAATGGAGCCGGATGTGCTCATTACCGATATTAGCATGCCCTATATGAACGGCCTCGAGCTTGCCGATTGGGTGAAAAAAATGTATCCCATTACCCGTGTCGTCATTCTGACCGGGCATGATGAATTCGAATACGCCAAGCAGGCGATTAATTTGCAGGTAGAAAACTACCTGCTGAAGCCATTTTCGGGAAGTCAATTAACGGAAACGGTGCTTCAGGTAAAGCAGAGGATGGATGAAGAAAGGGAGACGCGGAACAACGTCGAGCTTCTGCAGGAGCATTACCGCATGACTTTGCCTATTGTCCGCGAAAAGTTCCTCTCTTCCTTAATCACCCGCCATCAGTCGTTAGCAAGCATCCGAGAAAAAGCGGAGAAATACGGTATGGAGCTCGATGGTGAAGGTTATGTCGTATCCGTAATTTCCGTTCTCCATTCGGACAAGCCGGAGGAAGAGCTAGATCCTCTTCACGCGGTCTCCTCGATCAAGGACCTTGATTTGAAATTGTTCTCCATAACGAACATTGCGGGAGAGATTTGGACCAGACACCAGCTAGGCAAAGTATTTATCCATCAGGATCAAGTTGTCCTGTTCACGGTTAGTCCGGATGGCCGGGACGAAGAGGTGATGGAGGCAACCCAGGATGCGCTGAAGGAAATTTTGCAGAGCATCGAAAGATTTCTGAAGCTGCCCGTCATGATTGGAGTCGGGACTTTCACCAGAGATATTCGCAGCCTGAAGTATTCGTACGAGGCGGCAGAGGTAGCGCTTGATTACCGCAGAATTCTCGGGATTAACCAAATTATTTGCATCGACGATATGGAAGAGCGCGTGCAGGAGAAGCTGATCTTTGACGAATGGAAGGAGCAAAACCTGGTCCGGTCCATTAAGGTGGGGACTGAGCTGGAGCTGGCCGAAGTCATTGACGAGCTGTTTGATGATCTCGCGCGCGTGCAGGCTCCAGTGCAGGTTCATAACTTCGAGCATTATTTGCTCGAGATGGTAACGGCTATTATCAAGTTGTCCAAAATGATCGACGACGGGAAAGACAAAGACCCTATCTTTGCGGTTGGCATATTGGATCAATACCAGAAGCTAAATACGCTTAATGAAACCAAAGCTTGGTTCACCGATCTTTGCGGCAAAGTAAGGAGTCGTATTGCGAGCCGCAGGCAGCATTCGTATAAGCATATCGTAGAGGAAGCTATTCAATTTACGAAAAGCAATTTCAATGACAGCGAGCTCTCTATAAACGTAGTCTGCGCGCATCTTCATATTAGCACGGGTTATTTCAGCAGCCTGTTCAAAAAAGAAGTGAAGATGACCTACGGCGCATACCTGCTGCAGCTGCGCATGGAAGCGGCGAAGGAATATCTAAGGACAACGGAACTGAAAACCTTCGAGATAGCCGACAAGGTTGGATTTGCCGACCCGAACTATTTCAGTCTGTGCTTTAAGAAATACGCAGGAGTGTCCGCGAAGGAATACCGAAGCGGCTTAACGGAGTTTTCCAAATGA
- a CDS encoding cache domain-containing sensor histidine kinase yields the protein MNSGNSRSIQYILSVSLILFSVFIIVVVSTVLYSRFAATAEENAFRNSQQIVDQVSYSLENNVQATSDLFNMMYHTITQSGDVDSESLHRQLATMMSTRADTVSLALFDDKGQLVMDLPDVTMKNALDVTSESWFQSALDTPSHLSISLPHVQNLYKEQFRWVVSLSKSITMIHNGKPIQGVLLLDVNFNTIDELSDRVSLGEKGYVYILDESAGNIVYHPQLQLIYAGLKNENVELALKHTYGSYIDKTSSATKIISVQTIGNVGWKVVGVSYRDEAMTSISELNRSMFQLLLALILIVVLLSSIVSRRISKPIKQLELSMKNVEHGNFEQTAIGEGPLEVRQLADRFNIMISTIKKLMRQIVTEQESKRTYELEALQAQINPHFLYNTLNSVVRMVGMNKNEEVTTMITSLSKLFRISLGKGKSIITIADELEHARNYLVIQQMRFKNKFDFSIKADGEVLNYATLKLIVQPLIENALVHGIEPSVDKGHIWVEAKVDCDDIVIEVRDNGLGMSEERLKQVTAGQVTSSKGSGVGVMNVQERIRLFYGQAYGLHFASELEEGTTVTIRFPAMELKQAEGREQGE from the coding sequence ATGAACAGCGGGAACAGCAGAAGCATCCAATACATTTTGTCCGTCTCCTTAATCCTGTTCTCGGTCTTTATTATTGTCGTTGTAAGTACAGTGCTGTACAGCCGGTTTGCCGCTACGGCGGAGGAGAACGCCTTCCGCAATTCGCAGCAGATTGTCGATCAGGTCAGCTACAGTCTGGAAAATAACGTGCAGGCGACATCCGATCTGTTCAATATGATGTACCACACGATCACGCAAAGCGGCGATGTGGACTCGGAGAGTCTTCACCGCCAGCTGGCAACGATGATGTCTACCCGCGCGGATACGGTATCTCTTGCTTTATTCGACGACAAAGGGCAGCTCGTCATGGACCTGCCCGACGTTACGATGAAGAACGCTCTGGATGTCACCTCGGAAAGCTGGTTCCAGAGCGCGCTGGATACGCCAAGCCATTTGTCCATCTCGCTGCCGCATGTGCAAAATCTGTATAAGGAGCAGTTCAGATGGGTCGTTTCGCTTAGCAAAAGTATTACGATGATTCATAACGGCAAGCCCATCCAAGGCGTTCTGCTGCTTGACGTCAACTTCAACACGATTGATGAACTATCCGACAGAGTTAGCCTCGGCGAGAAAGGTTATGTCTACATTCTTGATGAATCGGCGGGCAACATCGTTTATCACCCCCAACTGCAGCTTATTTATGCCGGACTGAAAAACGAGAACGTTGAGCTTGCGCTCAAACATACTTATGGCAGCTATATCGACAAAACCTCCAGCGCTACCAAAATCATCAGTGTTCAAACAATCGGCAACGTAGGCTGGAAGGTTGTAGGCGTGTCCTACAGGGATGAAGCCATGACCTCCATTTCGGAGCTGAACAGATCCATGTTTCAGCTCCTTCTTGCTTTAATATTGATTGTTGTGCTGCTCTCGAGCATCGTCTCGCGGCGGATATCGAAGCCCATAAAGCAGCTGGAGCTGTCCATGAAAAATGTAGAGCACGGCAATTTCGAGCAGACGGCTATTGGAGAAGGGCCTCTCGAAGTCCGGCAGCTGGCCGACCGCTTTAATATTATGATCAGCACGATCAAGAAGCTGATGAGGCAGATCGTAACGGAGCAGGAAAGCAAACGGACGTATGAGCTTGAAGCTTTGCAGGCCCAGATTAATCCTCATTTCCTGTACAATACGCTCAATTCGGTTGTTCGCATGGTAGGGATGAACAAGAACGAGGAAGTTACCACGATGATCACTTCTTTATCGAAGCTGTTTCGGATCAGTCTCGGCAAAGGGAAAAGCATCATTACGATTGCCGATGAGCTTGAGCATGCCCGGAACTACCTCGTCATCCAGCAAATGAGGTTTAAGAACAAGTTCGATTTTTCGATTAAGGCAGACGGGGAGGTCTTGAATTACGCCACTCTGAAACTAATCGTACAACCGCTCATTGAGAACGCTCTTGTTCACGGCATCGAACCTTCGGTAGACAAAGGTCATATTTGGGTCGAGGCCAAGGTTGATTGCGACGATATCGTTATTGAAGTAAGAGACAATGGTCTAGGCATGAGCGAGGAGCGGCTGAAGCAGGTAACGGCCGGTCAAGTGACCAGCTCCAAGGGCTCGGGTGTAGGCGTCATGAACGTTCAGGAGCGGATTCGGTTATTTTACGGTCAGGCGTATGGTCTTCATTTCGCAAGCGAGCTTGAAGAAGGAACAACCGTTACGATCCGATTCCCGGCCATGGAACTGAAGCAGGCGGAAGGGAGGGAGCAGGGAGAATGA
- a CDS encoding substrate-binding domain-containing protein — MNRRQRMIVSVLLAGTALVLLISAFNPGILERKQKPSDITIQVILRSSEGDYWQNVMLGAQAAVKEFGITMYTTASYDETDADGQMQAARQALATKPDAIVLAASDDEIFAPFLKEAAERQIPVIAIDSVLTSGKTRSYIGMDNYEAGGQALRELADQLGRQGQIAIIAHAAGGINGRLRAQGILDAASRYPNIRIVDQVTCSGEQDICSQTVAEELHKRQLDGIIALNTEASIGAAMELRNEQAGNLVKLIGFDSSPELLELLQENQLQKLIVQNPFSMGYLGMKYAMEAALGHKVPSRVEIQNKLIDKKNMFWKDNQKLLFPVVQ; from the coding sequence ATGAACCGGAGACAACGGATGATAGTAAGTGTATTACTTGCTGGGACAGCCCTCGTTCTGCTTATTTCCGCTTTCAACCCGGGAATCCTGGAGCGGAAACAGAAACCTTCGGATATAACGATTCAAGTTATTTTACGGTCAAGCGAGGGCGATTACTGGCAAAATGTCATGCTTGGCGCACAGGCGGCGGTTAAGGAATTTGGCATTACGATGTACACCACCGCTTCGTATGATGAAACGGATGCGGACGGGCAGATGCAGGCCGCAAGGCAGGCGCTTGCAACGAAACCCGATGCGATTGTGCTTGCCGCAAGTGATGATGAGATATTTGCCCCATTCCTGAAGGAGGCGGCAGAGCGGCAAATTCCGGTTATTGCAATCGACAGCGTGCTTACCTCGGGGAAGACGAGATCGTATATCGGTATGGATAACTACGAAGCAGGCGGACAAGCGCTCCGCGAATTAGCTGATCAGCTCGGACGGCAAGGCCAAATCGCGATTATCGCCCATGCAGCAGGGGGGATTAACGGCAGGCTAAGAGCACAAGGTATTCTTGATGCTGCCTCCAGATACCCGAATATCCGTATCGTTGACCAGGTGACTTGCAGCGGCGAACAAGATATTTGCAGCCAGACGGTAGCTGAGGAGCTGCATAAGCGGCAGCTGGATGGCATTATCGCTTTGAACACGGAGGCCTCGATTGGTGCGGCAATGGAGCTGAGGAACGAGCAGGCAGGGAATCTTGTTAAGCTTATCGGCTTTGACAGCTCGCCGGAGCTGCTGGAGTTATTGCAAGAGAATCAGCTGCAAAAACTTATCGTGCAAAATCCGTTTAGCATGGGGTACCTCGGAATGAAATATGCAATGGAGGCCGCGCTTGGCCATAAAGTCCCATCCCGGGTCGAGATTCAAAACAAGCTGATCGACAAGAAAAACATGTTCTGGAAAGATAACCAGAAGCTGCTATTCCCTGTCGTTCAGTGA
- a CDS encoding urease subunit gamma, with translation MQLTEREKEKLLITIAADLARRRLNRGVKLNYPESVALITSEIMEGARDGKTVAELMEYGTKVLKREDVMSGIPEMIHEVQVEATFPDGTKLVTIHHPISS, from the coding sequence ATGCAACTCACTGAACGCGAGAAGGAGAAGCTTCTAATTACAATTGCAGCCGATTTGGCTAGAAGACGGTTGAACCGGGGAGTAAAGCTGAATTATCCGGAAAGCGTGGCGCTCATTACCTCCGAGATTATGGAGGGTGCCCGTGACGGCAAGACCGTAGCGGAGTTAATGGAATACGGAACCAAGGTTTTAAAGCGTGAAGATGTCATGAGCGGAATTCCGGAAATGATCCACGAGGTCCAGGTGGAAGCTACGTTCCCGGACGGAACAAAGCTGGTTACGATTCACCACCCCATATCCAGCTAA
- a CDS encoding sugar ABC transporter ATP-binding protein, with translation MAEQHPYLLEMNNITKTFPGVKALDNVTLKVRPGTVHALMGENGAGKSTLMKCLFGIYHPDAGEIFLNGQKADIKNSKDALNSGVSMIHQELHPVPQRSVMENIWLGRFPMTGVRPLRFIDHKKMYKDTAQLFEDLNMDIDPNQLVGELSVSKIQSLEIAKAVSFNSRIIVMDEPTSSLTGNEVEHLFAIINKLRARGVAIIYISHKMEEILRISDDVTIMRDGKYIGTWESKELTIDMIIQRMVGRDLSERFPERTNVPGEVMLKVEGLTSILPHSFKDVSFELRKGEILGVGGLVGAQRTELMEALFGLRSVKSGAIYKDGKQITIKSPIDAKKHKIALLTEERRVTGIFPVLNITENTAIANLGLYKGPFGFLNESKMRVEAKKGVEKFRTKTPSVNQLIRNLSGGNQQKVLLARWLLTDPDILLLDEPTRGIDIGAKYEIYQIIIELAKQGKSIIMISSEMPELIGMSDRIMVMSEGRATGILDGKDATEQSIMRLAAQTG, from the coding sequence ATGGCAGAGCAGCATCCTTATTTGCTTGAGATGAACAATATTACGAAGACGTTCCCTGGCGTTAAAGCACTGGATAACGTAACGCTGAAAGTTCGGCCGGGTACGGTTCATGCCTTGATGGGCGAGAACGGCGCGGGCAAATCAACACTGATGAAATGCTTGTTCGGGATTTATCATCCGGATGCGGGCGAGATTTTCCTCAATGGACAAAAAGCAGATATCAAAAACTCGAAGGACGCTTTGAACAGCGGCGTATCCATGATTCACCAGGAGCTTCATCCGGTGCCGCAGCGCAGCGTAATGGAGAACATTTGGCTTGGCAGATTTCCGATGACGGGCGTTCGTCCGTTACGGTTTATTGACCATAAAAAGATGTACAAAGACACAGCTCAATTGTTTGAAGATTTGAACATGGACATTGATCCGAACCAGCTTGTCGGCGAATTGTCGGTGTCCAAAATTCAATCGCTTGAAATTGCTAAAGCCGTGTCGTTCAACTCGAGAATTATCGTCATGGACGAACCTACTTCTTCCCTGACTGGCAACGAGGTTGAGCATTTGTTCGCGATTATCAACAAGCTGCGTGCACGCGGCGTAGCCATCATTTATATTTCGCACAAAATGGAAGAGATTTTGCGTATCTCCGACGACGTAACAATCATGCGTGACGGTAAATACATCGGAACCTGGGAATCCAAAGAGCTGACCATCGACATGATCATCCAGCGCATGGTAGGCCGCGATTTGTCGGAGCGTTTCCCGGAACGCACGAACGTACCGGGAGAGGTTATGCTCAAGGTTGAAGGCCTTACTTCCATACTCCCCCATTCTTTCAAAGACGTATCCTTTGAACTTCGCAAAGGCGAAATTCTTGGTGTTGGCGGCCTTGTCGGCGCACAGCGTACCGAGTTGATGGAAGCCTTGTTTGGACTTCGTTCCGTGAAATCCGGCGCGATCTACAAAGACGGCAAGCAAATTACGATCAAATCCCCGATCGATGCGAAAAAGCATAAAATCGCGCTACTGACGGAGGAACGCCGCGTAACCGGTATTTTCCCGGTGCTCAACATCACCGAGAATACGGCGATCGCCAACCTGGGCCTGTACAAAGGACCGTTTGGTTTCTTGAATGAATCGAAGATGCGCGTTGAAGCGAAGAAAGGCGTAGAGAAGTTCAGAACCAAGACGCCGTCGGTTAACCAACTGATCCGCAACCTGTCTGGCGGTAACCAGCAAAAGGTGCTTCTAGCACGCTGGCTGCTGACGGATCCGGACATTCTGCTCTTGGACGAGCCGACCCGCGGTATCGACATCGGCGCCAAATACGAGATTTACCAGATCATTATCGAACTTGCGAAGCAAGGAAAGAGCATCATTATGATTTCGTCTGAAATGCCTGAGCTTATTGGTATGTCCGACCGGATTATGGTTATGTCGGAGGGCCGCGCAACGGGTATCCTCGATGGCAAAGACGCGACAGAACAAAGCATTATGAGGCTGGCCGCTCAGACGGGCTAA